From Nicotiana tabacum cultivar K326 chromosome 20, ASM71507v2, whole genome shotgun sequence, one genomic window encodes:
- the LOC107775629 gene encoding uncharacterized protein LOC107775629, with amino-acid sequence MSDSQFSSLSSSSYDGSASPSAAAPPPNVVGNGSGGDANRSRQLITSQVSRHWRDVFWMGVFMLHLVLVGVALAVLGFNRFREKDRLKIDRFTNMFLENQPGLTEDFWPLYAVAGAVGTVLAWAWLLLLGSSANSMMKFSVHILTTYLAVISVLCFWQKQFFWGVAFAVGAVLQFLYVISVIDRLPFTMLVLQRGVKMVWSLPEVMGVSCAFMLVMLSWLVLWSFGVAGVVALSIGDGGRWWLLVVFCVSLFWTGAVLCNIIHVIVSGMVFLVLINGGRQADSMPPKPVMRSLRYAVTTSFGSICYGSLFTAAIRTLRWKIRGVRSKIGKNECLLCCVDFLFHLVETLVRFFNKYAYVQIAVYGKNFNRSARDAWELFQSTGVEALIAYDCSGAVILMGTLVGGLVAGTCAGVWTRIKHPDRVMMVGSTSLLMGMILVGLATVVVESAVTSIYICYAEDPVLIQRWDAEFFNKMSEMLHQRLQHRSARATQVLTSSRFDSQMQEIAAV; translated from the exons ATGAGTGATTCTCAGTTCTCTTCTCTTTCTTCCTCCTCCTACGACGGCTCCGCTTCTCCCTCCGCCGCCGCTCCACCGCCG AATGTGGTGGGGAATGGTTCGGGTGGAGATGCTAATAGATCTCGACAACTGATCACTTCACAAGTTTCACGGCATTGGCGAGATGTGTTCTGGATGGGGGTATTCATGTTGCATCTAGTATTGGTAGGTGTAGCACTTGCTGTATTGGGGTTTAACAGGTTTAGGGAAAAGGATAGGCTCAAAATCGATAGGTTCACGAACATGTTCCTTGAGAATCAACCTGGTTTGACTGAGGACTTTTGGCCTTTGTATGCCGTCGCTGGAGCAGTTGGAACAGTTCTGGCATGGGCTTGGTTGTTGTTGCTTGGATCAAGTGCTAATAGCATGATGAAGTTCTCGGTTCACATCTTAACAACATATCTTGCTGTGATCAGTGTGTTGTGTTTCTGGCAGAAGCAATTTTTCTGGGGTGTTGCATTTGCTGTTGGTGCGGTATTGCAGTTTTTGTACGTAATATCAGTTATAGACAG GCTTCCATTTACCATGTTGGTGTTACAAAGAGGTGTGAAGATGGTGTGGAGCCTTCCTGAAGTTATGGGAGTCTCATGTGCATTCATGCTCGTCATGCTTTCATGGCTAGTACTTTGGTCTTTTGGAGTAGCTGGTGTTGTAGCGCTTAGTATCGGTGATGGTGGACGCTGGTGGCTTCTTGTG GTCTTCTGTGTGAGTCTGTTTTGGACTGGTGCAGTACTGTGTAACATTATTCATGTAATAGTGTCGGGCATGGTATTTCTAGTTCTCATTAATGGTGGTCGGCAAGCAGACTCAATGCCTCCCAAACCAGTGATGAGATCCTTACGCTATGCTGTTACAACCTCGTTTGGCAGCATCTGCTATGGGTCACTTTTTACAGCTGCGATCCGGACATTACGCTGGAAG ATTAGAGGAGTCAGATCAAAGATTGGCAAGAATGAGTGTTTGCTTTGCTGCGTCGATTTCCTCTTTCATTTGGTTGAGACCTTAGTTCGTTTCTTCAATAAATATGCTTATGTTCAG ATTGCAGTTTATGGTAAAAACTTTAATCGCTCGGCAAGAGATGCCTGGGAGTTGTTCCAATCAACAGGGGTTGAAGCACTTATTGCCTATGACTGCTCAGGTGCTGTTATATTGATGGGAACTCTTGTAGGTGGGCTGGTAGCCGGAACTTGTGCCGGAGTTTGGACAAGGATCAAGCATCCTGACAGAGTGATGATGGTGGGTTCTACTTCCTTGTTGATGGGAATGATCTTG GTCGGACTGGCTACAGTTGTTGTGGAAAGCGCTGTGACATCCATATATATCTGTTATGCCGAAGATCCTGTATTAATACAAAGATGGGATGCGGAGTTTTTCAACAAGATGTCAGAGATGCTGCACCAGCGATTACAACATAGAAGTGCGCGAGCAACTCAAGTACTGACCAGCAGCAGATTTGATAGCCAAATGCAAGAAATTGCTGCCGTTtga